One stretch of Comamonas testosteroni DNA includes these proteins:
- the fdxA gene encoding ferredoxin FdxA, whose amino-acid sequence MTHVVTENCIKCKYTDCVDVCPVDCFREGPNFLVIDPDECIDCAVCIPECPANAIFAEEDVPADQLAFIKLNVDLSQLKSWKSITKRKASLPDADEWNGKPNKVDLLER is encoded by the coding sequence ATGACTCACGTCGTTACCGAAAACTGCATCAAGTGCAAGTACACCGATTGCGTGGACGTTTGCCCCGTGGACTGCTTCCGTGAAGGCCCCAACTTTCTGGTGATCGATCCCGATGAATGCATTGACTGCGCCGTCTGCATTCCCGAGTGCCCGGCCAATGCCATCTTTGCCGAAGAAGATGTGCCTGCCGATCAACTGGCCTTCATCAAGCTGAACGTGGATCTGTCCCAGCTCAAGAGCTGGAAGAGCATCACCAAGCGCAAGGCTTCGCTGCCCGATGCCGACGAGTGGAATGGCAAGCCGAACAAAGTGGATTTGCTGGAGCGCTAA
- a CDS encoding phosphoadenosine phosphosulfate reductase family protein — translation MSQLAPVSTNDLDLAQINAELGRDAQALVNWAVGLGQPAIVTTNFRPFEAVILHMVTRANPDVPVVWMDNGYNTEATYQFADAVTKQLGLNLKIYLPLRSRAHREAVEGATPALDNPRHAAFTEEVKLEPFARALRETAPKVWFTALRATDTAVRAQMEPVSINPDGLIKVAPLLHWSSKELYEYCEKHGLPNNFDYVDPTKGEDNRECGLHLSH, via the coding sequence ATGAGCCAGCTCGCCCCCGTCAGCACCAACGACCTGGATCTGGCACAGATCAATGCCGAGCTGGGCCGCGACGCCCAGGCGCTGGTGAACTGGGCCGTGGGCCTGGGTCAGCCCGCCATAGTCACCACCAACTTCCGCCCCTTCGAGGCGGTGATCCTGCACATGGTGACGCGCGCCAACCCCGACGTGCCCGTGGTCTGGATGGACAACGGCTACAACACCGAAGCCACCTATCAGTTTGCCGATGCGGTGACCAAGCAGCTTGGGCTCAACCTCAAGATCTACCTGCCGCTGCGCTCACGCGCCCACCGCGAGGCCGTGGAAGGCGCCACGCCGGCGCTGGACAATCCGCGCCATGCAGCCTTCACAGAAGAAGTGAAGCTAGAGCCCTTTGCCCGCGCCCTGCGCGAAACCGCTCCCAAGGTCTGGTTCACCGCCCTGCGCGCCACCGACACCGCCGTGCGAGCACAGATGGAGCCCGTGAGCATCAATCCCGACGGTCTGATCAAGGTTGCACCTCTGCTGCACTGGTCGTCCAAGGAGCTGTACGAATACTGCGAAAAGCACGGCCTGCCCAACAACTTTGACTATGTGGACCCGACCAAGGGTGAAGACAACCGCGAATGCGGCCTTCATTTGAGTCACTGA
- a CDS encoding DUF934 domain-containing protein produces the protein MKILASNEYQAPTESTGNVLVLANDVNALEVNLDGITQVDLHFPNFTDGRAFSQAYLLRRRLKFAGDIRATGDVLIDQLVQMERTGFSSAVLREGVDAADAQRQFERFGGFYQADAVHTQPHFAEVQA, from the coding sequence ATGAAAATTCTGGCAAGCAACGAATACCAGGCCCCCACCGAAAGCACCGGCAATGTGCTGGTGCTGGCCAACGATGTGAACGCCCTCGAGGTGAATCTGGACGGCATCACGCAGGTGGATCTGCATTTCCCCAACTTCACCGATGGCCGTGCCTTCAGCCAGGCCTATCTGCTGCGCCGCCGTCTGAAGTTTGCGGGCGACATCCGCGCCACCGGCGATGTGCTGATCGACCAGCTGGTTCAAATGGAGCGCACGGGCTTCAGCAGCGCCGTGCTGCGCGAAGGCGTGGACGCCGCCGATGCCCAGCGCCAGTTCGAGCGCTTTGGCGGTTTCTACCAGGCCGATGCCGTGCACACACAGCCCCATTTCGCAGAGGTGCAAGCATGA
- the cysD gene encoding sulfate adenylyltransferase subunit CysD: MNARVDTSVLSHLSNRHLDALEEETIFILREVAATFERPTLLFSGGKDSLVMLRCAEKAFGAGRIPYPLLMIDTGHNFPEVTDFRDQRAKELGAELIVRSVEDSMARGTVRLAHPGESRNVHQSVTLLEAIEEFRFDALIGGARRDEEKARAKERIFSHRDSFGQWQPKAQRPELWTLFNTRIAQGEHFRVFPISNWTELDVWQYIARENIALPSIYYTHKRDVVERKGLLVPVTELTPPRDGEEVVQRDVRFRTVGDITCTCPVESTAATAEDIVIETLAAEVSERGATRMDDKTSEASMEKRKKDGYF, from the coding sequence ATGAACGCTCGTGTGGATACTTCCGTGTTGAGCCATCTCAGCAACCGCCACCTGGATGCACTGGAAGAAGAAACCATTTTCATCCTGCGCGAAGTGGCCGCCACTTTTGAACGCCCCACCCTGCTGTTTTCGGGCGGCAAGGATTCGCTGGTCATGCTGCGCTGCGCCGAAAAGGCCTTTGGCGCTGGCCGCATTCCCTATCCCTTGCTGATGATCGACACCGGCCACAACTTCCCCGAAGTGACCGATTTCCGTGACCAGCGAGCCAAGGAACTGGGCGCCGAGCTGATCGTGCGCAGCGTGGAAGACTCCATGGCGCGCGGCACCGTGCGTCTGGCACACCCCGGCGAATCGCGCAATGTGCACCAGTCGGTGACGCTGCTGGAGGCAATTGAAGAGTTCCGCTTTGATGCCCTGATCGGCGGCGCGCGCCGCGACGAGGAAAAGGCCCGCGCCAAGGAGCGTATCTTCAGTCACCGCGACAGCTTCGGCCAGTGGCAGCCCAAGGCCCAGCGCCCCGAGCTGTGGACGCTGTTCAACACCCGCATTGCACAGGGCGAGCATTTCCGCGTCTTCCCCATCAGCAACTGGACCGAGCTGGACGTGTGGCAGTACATCGCCCGTGAAAACATCGCCCTGCCATCGATCTACTACACCCACAAGCGCGATGTGGTTGAGCGCAAGGGCCTGCTGGTGCCCGTGACCGAACTGACCCCGCCGCGTGACGGCGAGGAAGTCGTGCAGCGCGATGTGCGCTTCCGTACCGTTGGCGACATCACCTGCACCTGCCCCGTGGAAAGCACGGCAGCAACCGCCGAAGACATCGTGATCGAAACCCTGGCTGCCGAGGTCAGCGAACGTGGCGCGACGCGCATGGACGACAAGACCAGCGAAGCGTCCATGGAAAAGCGCAAAAAAGACGGTTACTTCTAA
- a CDS encoding sulfate adenylyltransferase subunit 1, with translation MTETINSVAASANPSSASSQFDAHNSSALRFITCGSVDDGKSTLIGRLLVDTRAVLQDQLAGVTKSGETDLALLTDGLAAEREQGITIDVAYRYFATESRKFIIGDAPGHEQYTRNMVTAASSADAAVVLVDATKLDWKNADLELLPQTRRHSLLAHLLRVNSLVFAVNKLDAVQDPALAFAHISAALQKFTASADIKITATVPVSALKGYNVVSSTDGWAGYHGPSLLQLLEQLPNTPTDSNLALAFPVQWVEKFSSSSDTSQGRRVFWGRVATGVARVGAQVQILPSGQLATVAQVIDHARAPKEVAAGLSAGITLDREVDVSRGDWIIAAPVQAEVAEDDFDAPAAASPWPSSREITATVAWMDTEPLVPGRVYWALHGHRWVKAKARRLVHRLNINTLDKEDAQQLEANAIGQVELVLQEAIPAAPFTQARQLGSLILVDTASNATAGAALVN, from the coding sequence ATGACTGAAACTATTAATTCCGTAGCTGCTAGCGCAAACCCATCAAGCGCTTCAAGCCAATTTGATGCACATAACAGCAGCGCGCTGCGCTTTATCACCTGCGGCTCGGTCGATGACGGCAAGAGCACGCTGATCGGTCGTCTGCTGGTGGACACCCGCGCCGTGCTGCAGGATCAGCTGGCCGGCGTCACCAAGTCCGGCGAGACGGATCTGGCCCTGCTGACCGACGGCCTGGCCGCCGAGCGCGAGCAAGGCATCACGATCGATGTGGCCTACCGCTACTTCGCCACCGAGTCGCGCAAGTTCATCATCGGCGATGCTCCCGGTCACGAGCAGTACACACGCAATATGGTGACGGCCGCATCGAGCGCCGATGCCGCCGTGGTGCTGGTCGATGCCACCAAGCTGGACTGGAAGAACGCCGATCTGGAGCTGCTGCCCCAGACCCGCCGCCACAGCCTGCTGGCCCATCTGCTGCGCGTGAATTCGCTGGTGTTTGCCGTCAACAAGCTCGATGCCGTGCAGGATCCGGCCCTGGCCTTTGCCCATATCAGCGCGGCGCTGCAGAAGTTCACGGCCTCTGCGGACATCAAGATCACGGCCACCGTGCCCGTGTCCGCGCTCAAGGGCTACAACGTGGTCAGCAGCACTGACGGCTGGGCCGGCTACCACGGCCCGAGCCTGCTGCAACTGCTGGAGCAACTGCCCAACACGCCCACCGACAGCAATCTGGCGCTGGCCTTCCCCGTGCAGTGGGTGGAGAAGTTCTCTTCCTCGTCCGACACCAGCCAGGGCCGCCGCGTGTTCTGGGGCCGTGTCGCCACGGGCGTGGCCCGGGTCGGTGCCCAGGTGCAGATTCTGCCCAGTGGCCAGCTCGCGACCGTGGCCCAGGTCATCGACCATGCCCGCGCCCCCAAGGAAGTGGCTGCAGGCCTGTCCGCCGGCATCACGCTGGACCGCGAGGTCGATGTCTCGCGCGGCGACTGGATCATTGCCGCCCCCGTGCAAGCCGAAGTGGCCGAGGACGACTTTGATGCCCCTGCTGCCGCAAGCCCCTGGCCCAGCAGCCGCGAGATCACCGCCACCGTGGCCTGGATGGACACCGAACCCCTGGTGCCCGGTCGCGTCTACTGGGCGCTGCATGGCCATCGCTGGGTCAAGGCCAAGGCGCGCCGCTTGGTGCACCGCCTCAATATCAATACACTGGACAAGGAAGATGCCCAGCAGCTCGAGGCCAATGCCATCGGCCAGGTAGAGCTGGTGCTGCAGGAAGCCATTCCGGCCGCCCCCTTCACCCAAGCCCGCCAGCTGGGCTCGCTGATTCTGGTGGACACAGCCAGCAATGCAACCGCCGGTGCTGCGCTGGTGAACTGA
- a CDS encoding nitrite/sulfite reductase yields the protein MYQYTDFDKAFVKQRADQFRDQLQRWQAGKLTEDDFRPLRLQNGWYVQRYAPMLRVAVPYGEINSDQIRVLAKVAREYDEPEAEVFKQALEGQGKLGTTYLPKNCAHFTTRTNVQFNWIPLSKSADVMDLLASVNLHGIQTSGNCIRNTTTDALAGIAPDEIIDPRPYAEILRQWTTLHPEFAFLPRKFKIAITGASEDRAATGWHDVGLHMVKNEAGEIGFKVFVGGGMGRTPVIGTVIREFLPWNQIMNYIEAIVRVYNELGRRDNKYKARIKILVKAEGQAYIDAVEEEFRQIVEVDGGPHTVPQAEFDRVSAMFTTPALPVVVDAAADEQALIAQTAKEPAFARWIARNVHAHRVAGLRAVTLSFKRVGQAPGDAQSEQLDALAHLVDKFSAGEARVTHDQNVMLPWVQVGQLHALWTEAKALGLASTNVALLTDMIACPGGDFCALANARSLPIADAITARYQDLDELDDIGEIDLHISGCINSCGHHHSGHIGILGVDKDGKEWYQVTLGGSDGSTLSGPAVAGKVIGPSFSAAEVPDVIEAVLSTYRDLRQPGEHFIDAVRRIGLDPFKEAGKAARHPVEAEEEALA from the coding sequence ATGTATCAATACACCGATTTCGACAAAGCGTTCGTCAAGCAACGCGCCGACCAGTTCCGTGACCAGCTCCAACGCTGGCAGGCAGGCAAGCTCACGGAAGACGACTTCCGCCCGCTGCGCCTGCAAAACGGCTGGTATGTGCAGCGCTATGCCCCCATGCTGCGCGTAGCCGTGCCCTACGGCGAGATCAACTCGGACCAGATCCGCGTGCTGGCCAAGGTGGCCCGTGAGTACGACGAGCCAGAGGCCGAAGTCTTCAAACAGGCTCTGGAAGGCCAGGGCAAGCTGGGCACGACCTATCTGCCCAAGAACTGCGCCCACTTCACCACCCGCACCAATGTGCAGTTCAACTGGATTCCGCTGAGCAAGTCCGCCGATGTGATGGATCTGCTGGCATCGGTGAACCTGCACGGCATCCAGACCAGCGGCAACTGCATCCGCAACACCACCACCGATGCGCTGGCCGGTATCGCACCCGACGAGATCATCGACCCCCGTCCCTACGCAGAAATTCTGCGTCAGTGGACCACGCTGCATCCCGAGTTCGCGTTTCTGCCACGCAAGTTCAAGATCGCCATCACCGGCGCCAGCGAAGACCGCGCCGCCACAGGCTGGCATGACGTGGGCCTGCACATGGTCAAGAACGAAGCCGGCGAGATCGGCTTCAAGGTCTTCGTGGGTGGCGGCATGGGCCGCACGCCCGTGATCGGCACCGTGATCCGCGAGTTCCTGCCCTGGAACCAGATCATGAATTACATCGAGGCCATCGTCCGCGTCTACAACGAGCTGGGCCGCCGCGACAACAAGTACAAGGCCCGCATCAAGATTCTGGTCAAGGCCGAAGGCCAGGCCTATATCGATGCCGTGGAAGAGGAATTCCGCCAGATCGTCGAAGTGGACGGCGGCCCTCACACCGTGCCCCAGGCCGAGTTCGATCGCGTGTCTGCCATGTTCACCACGCCCGCCCTGCCCGTGGTGGTCGATGCTGCAGCCGATGAGCAGGCCCTGATTGCCCAGACCGCCAAGGAACCCGCCTTTGCACGCTGGATTGCCCGCAACGTCCACGCCCACCGCGTGGCCGGTCTGCGCGCCGTGACCCTGTCCTTCAAGCGTGTGGGCCAGGCCCCCGGCGATGCACAAAGCGAACAGCTCGATGCACTGGCTCACCTGGTGGACAAGTTTTCCGCCGGTGAAGCCCGCGTGACGCACGACCAGAACGTGATGCTGCCCTGGGTGCAGGTCGGCCAGCTGCATGCGCTGTGGACCGAGGCCAAGGCCCTGGGCCTGGCCAGCACCAATGTGGCGCTGCTCACCGACATGATCGCCTGCCCCGGCGGTGACTTCTGCGCGTTGGCCAATGCCCGCAGCCTGCCGATTGCCGACGCCATCACGGCCCGCTACCAGGATCTGGACGAGCTGGACGACATCGGCGAGATCGATCTGCATATCAGCGGTTGCATCAACAGCTGCGGCCACCACCACAGCGGCCATATCGGCATCCTGGGCGTGGATAAGGACGGCAAGGAGTGGTACCAGGTCACGCTGGGCGGCTCCGACGGCTCGACCCTGTCCGGCCCGGCCGTGGCCGGCAAGGTCATCGGCCCCTCGTTCAGTGCAGCCGAAGTGCCCGATGTGATCGAAGCCGTGCTCAGCACCTATCGCGACCTGCGCCAGCCCGGAGAGCACTTCATCGACGCCGTGCGCCGCATCGGCCTAGACCCCTTCAAGGAGGCCGGCAAGGCAGCCCGCCACCCTGTGGAAGCCGAAGAAGAAGCGCTGGCCTGA
- a CDS encoding NAD(P)/FAD-dependent oxidoreductase yields MSLSNATTNASLSLQPAVETDAIIIGAGPAGLFQAFQLGLQGIQAHLIDALPHVGGQCSQLYAHKPIYDIPGIPVCTGLELVQLLEKQIAPMQVTRHLSQQVQTLQALEDGRWQLGTAAGALFHTRTVFIAAGVGAFVPKALKTPGVDGLKPGQLHYHPQQLDMAAGRQALVYGGDEQAVAAAIDCSSSTARTVLMHRRDSFNAEPAQLTRLQQLRESGAVEVLIGQITGVRHGDGRLEAVQWMDGEGNEHLQPVEQLLVYQGISPKLGPLTEWGLALERKQLAVDPATLATSAPGIYAIGDIVSYSGKKRLILCAFHEATMAAFAAAEYLQGSKPLLEYTTTSARLHAILGVSH; encoded by the coding sequence ATGAGCCTGTCCAACGCAACGACCAACGCTTCCCTCTCACTACAACCCGCCGTGGAAACCGACGCCATCATCATTGGCGCAGGTCCGGCGGGTTTGTTTCAGGCCTTTCAGCTTGGCCTGCAGGGCATTCAAGCCCATTTGATCGATGCCCTGCCCCATGTGGGCGGCCAGTGCAGCCAGCTCTACGCACACAAGCCCATCTACGACATCCCCGGCATTCCCGTCTGCACGGGCCTGGAGTTGGTGCAACTGCTGGAGAAGCAGATCGCGCCCATGCAGGTGACCCGCCATCTGTCCCAGCAAGTACAGACCCTGCAGGCCCTTGAGGACGGGCGCTGGCAGCTCGGCACCGCGGCAGGGGCGCTGTTCCATACCCGCACCGTCTTCATCGCCGCAGGCGTCGGCGCGTTCGTGCCCAAGGCCCTCAAGACGCCAGGAGTGGATGGACTCAAACCAGGTCAGCTGCACTATCACCCGCAGCAGCTGGATATGGCTGCAGGCCGCCAGGCGCTGGTCTATGGCGGCGATGAGCAAGCCGTCGCAGCAGCCATTGACTGCAGTTCAAGCACGGCCCGAACCGTTCTCATGCACCGCCGTGACAGCTTCAATGCCGAGCCGGCACAACTGACCCGGCTTCAGCAGTTGCGCGAGTCTGGCGCTGTCGAAGTGCTGATCGGCCAGATCACCGGAGTGCGGCACGGCGATGGCCGACTGGAGGCCGTGCAATGGATGGACGGCGAAGGCAATGAACATCTGCAGCCTGTCGAACAGTTGCTGGTCTACCAGGGCATTTCACCCAAGCTGGGCCCTTTGACGGAATGGGGACTGGCCCTGGAGCGCAAACAACTGGCGGTGGATCCTGCAACGCTTGCCACCAGCGCCCCGGGGATTTATGCCATTGGCGACATCGTCAGCTACAGCGGCAAGAAACGGCTGATCCTCTGCGCCTTCCACGAGGCCACCATGGCCGCGTTTGCAGCCGCCGAATACCTGCAAGGCAGCAAGCCGTTGCTGGAATACACGACGACCAGCGCGCGCCTGCATGCCATCCTGGGCGTGTCTCACTGA
- a CDS encoding hemolysin family protein translates to MEIAILFALICLNGVFAMSEIALVTARKTRMQKLVDEGDSGAAAAIKLGEDPTRFLSTIQIGITSIGVLNGIVGEAALAGPLENWLITVGMTQKYADYLSTGLVVVLITYFSIVVGELVPKRLGQTHPEALARLISRPINFLALATKPFVWLLSASTRGLLKVLGVKESNGSVVTEEEIQAILVEGHTAGVIESQEHTMVRNVFRLDDRQIGSLMVPRSDVICLDIDESLEETLARVEQADHARFPVVRGDMNNIVGVLNARQWLTQALLNKGRQALKDQPLQAALYVPETITGMELLDNFRTSDLHMAFVIDEYGEVQGIVTLQDLIEAITGEFQPRDPETSWAVQREDGSWLLDGHIPVPELKDRLSLHAVPEEERGRYHTLSGMIMLLLGRVPTEADVVEWEDWRFEVVDMDGKTLDKVLATRLEPLVTVASLSSE, encoded by the coding sequence ATGGAAATAGCCATACTTTTCGCTCTCATCTGTCTGAACGGCGTCTTCGCCATGTCGGAAATTGCGTTGGTCACCGCCCGCAAAACCCGCATGCAGAAACTGGTGGATGAGGGCGACAGCGGCGCGGCAGCTGCTATCAAACTGGGAGAAGATCCGACGCGTTTCCTCTCCACCATCCAGATCGGTATCACCTCCATCGGCGTGCTCAACGGCATTGTCGGCGAGGCGGCTCTGGCCGGCCCGCTGGAGAACTGGCTGATCACCGTGGGCATGACCCAGAAATATGCCGACTACCTCTCCACCGGCCTGGTGGTGGTGCTGATCACCTACTTCTCCATCGTCGTGGGCGAGCTGGTTCCCAAGCGCCTGGGTCAGACCCATCCAGAGGCCCTGGCGCGCCTGATCTCGCGCCCCATCAACTTCCTGGCCCTGGCCACCAAGCCCTTTGTCTGGCTGCTGTCGGCATCGACGCGCGGCCTGCTCAAGGTCCTGGGCGTCAAGGAGAGCAATGGCAGCGTGGTGACCGAAGAGGAAATTCAGGCCATTTTGGTGGAAGGCCACACGGCCGGCGTGATCGAGTCGCAGGAGCACACCATGGTGCGCAATGTGTTCCGTCTGGACGATCGCCAGATCGGCTCGCTGATGGTGCCGCGCAGCGATGTCATCTGTCTCGATATCGACGAGAGCCTGGAAGAGACTCTGGCCCGTGTCGAACAGGCCGACCATGCGCGCTTCCCCGTCGTGCGTGGCGATATGAACAATATCGTGGGCGTGCTCAATGCCCGCCAGTGGCTGACGCAGGCCTTGCTCAACAAGGGCAGGCAGGCGCTCAAGGACCAGCCTCTGCAGGCTGCCCTCTATGTGCCCGAGACCATTACCGGCATGGAGCTGCTGGACAACTTCCGCACCTCCGATCTGCATATGGCCTTTGTGATCGACGAGTACGGCGAGGTGCAGGGCATTGTCACGCTGCAGGACCTGATCGAGGCGATTACCGGCGAATTCCAGCCGCGTGATCCTGAAACCAGCTGGGCCGTGCAGCGCGAAGACGGCAGCTGGCTGCTGGACGGCCATATTCCCGTGCCCGAACTCAAGGACCGCCTGAGCCTGCATGCCGTGCCCGAGGAAGAGCGCGGCCGCTATCACACCCTGAGCGGCATGATCATGCTGCTGCTGGGCCGCGTGCCCACCGAGGCCGACGTGGTGGAGTGGGAAGACTGGCGCTTTGAAGTCGTGGACATGGACGGCAAGACGCTGGACAAGGTGCTGGCGACCAGACTGGAGCCCCTGGTCACCGTGGCATCGTTAAGCAGCGAATAA
- the mnmC gene encoding FAD-dependent 5-carboxymethylaminomethyl-2-thiouridine(34) oxidoreductase MnmC: MPDGTPYNTRFGDRYHSELGGLDQARQVFLGGCELPAAWADTAQWRILETGFGFGLNFLVTWSAWKADPRRPRILHFVSVEAYPVSREDLLAFLPADEELRPLGEQLAEQWWGLLPGVHRLSFDDGQVLLTLYIGDARTMLRKQQMTADSVYLDGFSPQLNPEMWDEDAMKNIARHCRRGTQLATWCVAGHVRQALKAQGFEVKKHAGVPPKRHNLHAAYNPAWEPRHRPDGLPAPVGQAGHCLVLGAGLAGAAAAASLARRGWEVTVLDAAAEPAAGASGLPAGLFCPHISPDDSVLSRLSRSGVRTTLQNLQQLSQAQKLHPAQDWAHGGVLEHDLNEPSHLPKSWLQPGSETYPWGLHWSAPVQPAQLAAAHLPADSQAVWHEQAGWVRPAQLVRALLQAPGIHWQGHARASRLVRDEVRNIWQVLDAQGQTLAEAPMLVLALGPDTKPLLQASGLAAGEWELQAIRGQVSVAEHDAGTLAAMPPFPVNGHGNLVPDFPSSDRAGAHQWIMGSTFERDVTELPPTADDQQVAHASNGEKLAALLPGCRQALRSFFDADQRPATWARLRCAAYDRLPLAGPAGQSAADLPGLWVLTGLGSRGLTLSMLCGELLAARLHGEPLPLDARLAQALGTQRLWSRSLQQPR, translated from the coding sequence ATGCCGGATGGCACCCCCTACAACACCCGATTTGGCGATCGCTATCACAGCGAGCTGGGCGGCCTTGACCAGGCCCGCCAGGTTTTTCTCGGTGGCTGCGAGCTGCCAGCCGCCTGGGCTGATACAGCGCAGTGGCGCATTCTGGAAACCGGCTTTGGCTTCGGACTGAACTTCCTCGTCACCTGGTCGGCATGGAAAGCCGACCCCAGACGCCCGCGCATTCTGCATTTTGTCTCGGTGGAGGCCTACCCTGTCTCGCGCGAGGATCTGCTCGCGTTTTTGCCGGCCGATGAGGAGCTGCGCCCGCTTGGCGAACAGCTGGCCGAGCAATGGTGGGGACTGCTGCCCGGCGTGCATCGCCTCTCGTTTGACGACGGCCAGGTGCTGCTGACGCTCTATATAGGCGATGCCAGGACCATGCTGCGCAAGCAGCAAATGACGGCGGACAGCGTGTATCTGGATGGCTTCTCTCCCCAGCTCAACCCCGAGATGTGGGATGAAGATGCCATGAAGAACATTGCCCGCCATTGCCGCCGGGGCACGCAGCTTGCCACCTGGTGCGTGGCCGGCCATGTGCGCCAGGCGCTCAAGGCCCAGGGTTTCGAAGTCAAGAAGCACGCTGGCGTGCCGCCCAAGCGCCATAACCTGCATGCAGCCTACAACCCGGCATGGGAGCCGCGCCATCGCCCGGACGGCCTGCCTGCGCCCGTGGGCCAGGCCGGCCACTGCCTGGTGCTGGGTGCGGGCCTGGCGGGTGCTGCCGCTGCTGCCAGTCTGGCCAGGCGCGGCTGGGAAGTGACGGTGCTGGATGCGGCGGCCGAGCCTGCGGCAGGAGCTTCAGGCCTGCCAGCCGGCTTGTTTTGCCCGCATATTTCGCCCGATGACAGTGTTCTATCGCGCTTGTCCAGAAGTGGCGTACGCACAACGCTACAAAATCTGCAGCAACTGAGCCAAGCGCAAAAGTTGCATCCAGCACAGGACTGGGCCCATGGCGGCGTGCTCGAGCACGACCTGAACGAGCCCTCCCATCTGCCCAAGTCATGGCTGCAGCCCGGAAGCGAGACCTACCCCTGGGGCCTGCACTGGAGCGCGCCCGTGCAGCCGGCTCAGCTGGCTGCGGCCCATCTGCCCGCAGACAGTCAGGCCGTCTGGCATGAGCAGGCTGGCTGGGTGCGCCCCGCACAACTGGTGCGCGCGCTGCTGCAAGCCCCCGGTATTCATTGGCAAGGCCATGCCCGAGCTTCGCGCCTGGTGCGCGATGAAGTGCGCAATATCTGGCAGGTGCTGGATGCTCAGGGCCAGACCCTGGCCGAAGCCCCCATGCTGGTGCTGGCCCTGGGTCCGGACACCAAGCCCTTGTTGCAAGCCAGCGGCCTGGCAGCGGGGGAATGGGAGCTGCAAGCCATACGCGGCCAGGTCAGCGTGGCCGAGCATGATGCAGGGACGCTGGCGGCCATGCCGCCCTTCCCCGTCAACGGTCATGGCAATCTGGTGCCGGACTTCCCCTCGAGCGACCGGGCCGGCGCGCACCAGTGGATCATGGGATCGACCTTCGAGCGCGATGTGACCGAGCTGCCGCCCACCGCTGACGACCAGCAGGTCGCCCATGCCAGCAATGGCGAAAAACTGGCCGCTTTGCTGCCCGGCTGCAGGCAGGCGCTGCGCTCCTTCTTCGATGCTGACCAGCGACCCGCCACCTGGGCGCGCCTGCGTTGCGCGGCCTATGACCGTTTGCCGCTGGCAGGCCCGGCCGGGCAGTCGGCAGCCGATCTACCGGGCCTGTGGGTGCTGACGGGGCTGGGCTCACGCGGGCTGACGCTGTCCATGCTTTGCGGCGAGCTGTTGGCGGCACGCCTGCATGGCGAGCCGCTGCCGCTGGATGCCAGGCTGGCTCAGGCCCTGGGTACGCAGCGCCTGTGGAGTCGCTCCCTGCAGCAACCCAGGTAA